From the genome of Streptomyces sp. NBC_00523:
CGATGTCACGGTCACTAGGAGGGTGAAGTCCACCGGCGCCGCACTACGAGTAAGGACGCCGCCAGCCCGTGTCAGGTACTCGATATCTAGTCGAGGAAGCCAGAGGCTCTTCGCCTGAAGACGGTCTTGCCCCTGCATGACCGTCTCCCACTTCCCTCCACGACGCCTGCTGGCCTCTGACGCCTTCGGTCCTATTTTTTGAGAACGAGAAACCGGATTCTTGCTGCGAATCCAGCCTTCCTCTTCCAGCTCGGCTACCCGTTCCGGTTCATCACGGATATTAACCTTCACGGTGTGCGAGGAGTTCTCTGGATCTCGAAATGAGTAATTGGCGGCATGTGGACGAAGTGTAAATTCCAGACCGGATTCCGTGTACTCGACTGCTTCAGTCGGATCCGTGGGTGACGCATAGGCGAGAGTCCACCTAACCTTCACCCTTCCTCGATCAACAGACTCAGGCACGGGAAGGAGAAACCCCAGTATCTGATCACGCTCAACAGAAGCTTGGTACATGACAGTGACCTCGTTACTGTCGCACCAGAGGGCGGAAGCGTGATCGTTTATAAGCCGTCCGTACCCAGTGCTTACGTTCGGGTCAGCATGCGATTCGGCAAAATGGACAGCGAACGCCTTCAATGCCGAAGCGCTAGCTCGGTCTCCAAGCTCGCCAGACAAAACCGCTAGCTCGTGCGAAACCAGAGGTGCCGCGTAACTTGTCCCGCAATCGTACGATATTCTTCCGTCGGCTCTTAGCCTAGCGAATGGCAATTGTTCGTCGCCACCGAACGCCATGACCGACGGCTGCACCAGAGCCCCAGGGCGCCCCGGACCGACACAACTGTACGGGGCCCTGCTCCACAATGCCTCAGGATAGGGGCGATCGCATGCTCCGACACTGAGTCCATTGACCATATCGGCCGGGACCATTATTCGATTGTCGCTGGTTTCGCCATTATTCCCAACGGCAGTGACGAAAAGTATATCCCTCTCGTATGCCAAGCTATCGAGAACAGCCGTCCAGCGGTGCGGCTCGCCGTCGTCCACAGAAACTTCCGGCCCGAGACTGAGGTTGACGATCATAGCGTCGTCTTCCGTGACCTTCTTCTGAATCTGGTCCAGGAGCCAGTAAAGTTCCGTTCCATCCTCAGCTGGCCCGGGAATACACCTGTAATGGGTGGCCCTGACCGGGGGCTTCGACAGTTGTTGTCCTGGTTGCACATTCCCATATAGGACAGCTCCCGTCACAGCGCTTCCGTGCTCCAGACAGCCGTATTCGGGACTTTCGTCCGTCAGATGGTGTTGCTGAGCAGAGCCGGCGAAGTAGTCACCGTCCTCATCTATTCCGGCATCGAAGATAAGCACCTCGGGCGCAGTAGCGTCAGCAGCAGGAGGCGCTGGCCGCCCTATTCGTGGAGCTGACCGGAGTGGGGCCGTAGGAACGGGTCGAATGCGCGGCATACGCCGTATCGAACGAAGCGGGTTAAAGGCAGCAGCCTGCTCTGCCCGGTCCACAGGAAGAAACACAGGCACGAACGTTAGTCCGCCAATTATGTCGCGGCGTGTGCCCGCTACTTCCCCTCCTAGGCTCGCAATGTATTCTTCGAATTTATGGAAAAGGCGGTTATTCATGGGCTGCCGTCCCGACCCAGGATTATCTGGGTCGGGGTGAAGGACGGCCTCATAGGCTATACAGCCCCGGCCTGGGTCGATAGTATCTATCGTAGAATCCCGCAGCACTTCCTCACGACGCGGCAGGCTAATTGATGAGAACTGGCGCAGTTCTTCCGCGGCCGCCTTTTCGGCCCGGTTAAGCTCGCGACCCTCAAGCATGTTGGCTAAGCGATTCAAGCTCGCATCGTCCCCAGCGACGATCAGGGACTTGGTTGGCACATCCGGTGTGGTGCCGCTGCGAAGCGTCAAATCGGCAGTAGCTGGGCGAGATCCGAGCGGAGTTAGCCCCAACAGCTTAACGAGGCGATCCGGGAAGTAACTATTAGCCAGGAAGTTCGGCAGCAGAGTAGCCTCGAAGACTACATGTTCGGCTCGCAGGGCCGAATCAATGCGGACCGCAGAGTCCCGCAATGATCGCACCTGGGGCCCAAGGAAGTCCCTGGTCTCCTCCATGGAGAACGGATAGAACTTGCTTCCTCCTCCTGAAACTCGA
Proteins encoded in this window:
- a CDS encoding S8 family peptidase; the protein is MLIFDAGIDEDGDYFAGSAQQHHLTDESPEYGCLEHGSAVTGAVLYGNVQPGQQLSKPPVRATHYRCIPGPAEDGTELYWLLDQIQKKVTEDDAMIVNLSLGPEVSVDDGEPHRWTAVLDSLAYERDILFVTAVGNNGETSDNRIMVPADMVNGLSVGACDRPYPEALWSRAPYSCVGPGRPGALVQPSVMAFGGDEQLPFARLRADGRISYDCGTSYAAPLVSHELAVLSGELGDRASASALKAFAVHFAESHADPNVSTGYGRLINDHASALWCDSNEVTVMYQASVERDQILGFLLPVPESVDRGRVKVRWTLAYASPTDPTEAVEYTESGLEFTLRPHAANYSFRDPENSSHTVKVNIRDEPERVAELEEEGWIRSKNPVSRSQKIGPKASEASRRRGGKWETVMQGQDRLQAKSLWLPRLDIEYLTRAGGVLTRSAAPVDFTLLVTVTSLSGIPVYQMAQSEFPVLSALPVPIATEVRTQT